In Solanum pennellii chromosome 3, SPENNV200, a single window of DNA contains:
- the LOC107013050 gene encoding 14 kDa proline-rich protein DC2.15-like: MASKNQASITLFLSLNLLFFALVSADCSTDILKFGACANILTDLVGVIIGTTPTSSCCSLIDGLVDLEAAVCLCTALKADVLGINLDIPLSLNILLNVCGKKYPTGYTC; the protein is encoded by the coding sequence ATGGCTTCCAAAAATCAGGCCTCTATTACCCTTTTCTTATCACTTAATCTCCTCTTCTTTGCTCTTGTAAGTGCAGACTGTTCAActgatattttgaaatttggggCATGTGCTAATATACTTACTGATTTGGTGGGTGTAATTATCGGGACTACTCCAACTTCGTCATGCTGCAGTTTGATTGACGGACTGGTGGACCTAGAGGCCGCGGTTTGCTTGTGCACAGCCCTAAAAGCAGATGTGCTGGGAATTAATTTGGATATACCACTCTCTCTAAACATCCTTCTCAACGTGTGTGGAAAAAAATATCCTACTGGTTACACTTGttga